One genomic region from Symbiobacterium terraclitae encodes:
- a CDS encoding tartrate dehydrogenase, whose product MQTVSVAVIPGDGIGIETVQAARRLLDRLAELDGGIKFAYTEFPWGCAYYTQHGEMAPKDFLSTLRSFETIMLGAVGYPGVPDHVSLWGLLLPIRRGFEQYVNMRPVRILRGVTSPLRGRNPGDVNFVVIRENTEGEYSSMGGRLHTGFPHEVVVQNTVFTRLGTERVIRYAYRLAAKAPRKRLCGATKSNGINWAMPFWDEVFNQIGETEFPEVERWLTHIDALAANFVLKPDVYDVVVASNLFGDILTDLGGAVMGSIGMAPSANINPERKYPSMFEPVHGSAPDIAGKGIANPVGQIWSSSMMLDHLGRQDLGEAVMTAVEDVLEEGRVRTPDLGGRSTTNEMVDAIIARLEARFR is encoded by the coding sequence ATGCAGACGGTATCGGTTGCGGTCATCCCGGGGGACGGTATCGGGATCGAGACGGTGCAGGCGGCACGGCGGCTGCTCGACAGGCTCGCCGAACTCGACGGCGGCATCAAGTTTGCGTACACCGAGTTCCCGTGGGGCTGCGCCTACTACACGCAGCACGGCGAGATGGCCCCCAAGGACTTCCTGAGCACCCTGCGCAGCTTCGAGACCATCATGCTGGGTGCGGTGGGCTACCCGGGCGTGCCCGACCACGTCTCGCTCTGGGGGCTGCTGCTGCCGATCCGGCGGGGGTTCGAGCAGTACGTGAACATGCGCCCGGTGCGCATCCTGCGGGGCGTCACCAGCCCCTTGCGGGGCCGCAACCCCGGGGACGTGAACTTCGTCGTCATCCGGGAGAACACCGAGGGCGAGTACTCCAGCATGGGCGGGCGGCTGCACACGGGCTTCCCGCATGAGGTGGTCGTCCAGAACACCGTGTTCACCCGGCTGGGCACGGAGCGGGTCATCCGCTACGCCTACCGGCTGGCGGCGAAGGCCCCCCGCAAGCGGCTCTGCGGCGCGACCAAGTCCAACGGCATCAACTGGGCGATGCCCTTCTGGGACGAGGTCTTCAACCAGATCGGCGAGACGGAGTTCCCCGAGGTGGAGCGCTGGCTCACCCACATCGACGCCCTGGCGGCCAACTTCGTGCTCAAGCCCGACGTGTACGACGTGGTGGTGGCCTCCAACCTGTTCGGCGACATCCTCACCGACCTGGGCGGCGCGGTGATGGGCTCCATCGGCATGGCGCCCTCGGCCAACATCAACCCCGAGCGGAAGTACCCGTCGATGTTCGAGCCGGTCCACGGCTCCGCGCCGGACATCGCCGGCAAGGGAATCGCCAACCCGGTCGGCCAGATCTGGTCGTCCAGCATGATGCTGGACCACCTGGGCCGCCAGGACCTGGGCGAGGCCGTGATGACCGCGGTGGAGGACGTGCTGGAGGAGGGCCGCGTGCGGACACCCGACCTGGGCGGCCGCAGCACCACCAACGAGATGGTCGACGCCATCATCGCCCGGCTGGAGGCGCGGTTCCGGTAG
- a CDS encoding thermonuclease family protein → MKRARRGKSPRGWQLLAAVLLAGAAVARFTGGDGHAPGPIPGVQETTPGSARDEPAPTQAPGAGETAPVSGRLPAKVLRVVDGDTVDVELDGRRERVRLIGVDTPEVHGSVEHYGEEASAFAKERLTGAEVSLELDAEERDRYGRLLAYLWLGDEMFNETLVREGYAQVMTVPPNVKYADRFVTLEREAREAGRGLWGDGSGALQRRGP, encoded by the coding sequence ATGAAACGAGCCCGGCGAGGGAAGAGCCCCAGGGGATGGCAGTTGCTGGCGGCGGTGCTCCTGGCGGGGGCGGCCGTCGCGCGGTTCACCGGCGGAGATGGGCATGCGCCGGGGCCGATACCCGGCGTGCAGGAGACGACGCCTGGTTCGGCCAGAGACGAGCCGGCGCCGACGCAGGCGCCCGGTGCGGGGGAGACGGCCCCCGTGTCCGGCAGGCTTCCGGCCAAGGTCCTCCGGGTGGTGGACGGCGACACCGTGGACGTGGAGCTGGACGGCCGGAGGGAGCGGGTGCGGCTGATCGGCGTGGACACGCCGGAGGTCCACGGCAGCGTCGAACACTACGGCGAGGAGGCATCGGCCTTTGCGAAGGAGCGGCTGACCGGCGCCGAGGTGAGCCTCGAGCTGGACGCGGAGGAGCGGGATCGCTACGGCAGGCTGCTGGCCTACCTGTGGCTGGGCGACGAGATGTTCAATGAGACCCTGGTGCGGGAGGGCTACGCTCAGGTCATGACGGTCCCGCCCAACGTGAAGTACGCCGACCGCTTCGTTACGCTGGAGCGGGAGGCCCGTGAGGCGGGGCGGGGGCTCTGGGGCGACGGTTCGGGGGCGTTACAACGGCGGGGGCCGTGA
- the aroF gene encoding 3-deoxy-7-phosphoheptulonate synthase, with translation MARPLLVTEGAGTTLPVEIRPGLAVGAGRPVVIAGPCSVESPEQIQEAAEVVRRAGASLLRGGAFKPRTSPYSFQGLGEAGLRMLAEAGERTGLPVVTEVMDPSEIEVVARYADVLQVGARNMQNFRLLTALGRIDKPVLLKRGPGATLEEWLYAAEYVAKGGNGRIILCERGIRTFETHTRYTLDLASAVAAKQLTHLPVIADPSHGCGRRELVAPMARAALAAGLDGVMLEVHPDPTQALSDAAQALTPADFQRLMVELGLAPARAAADSP, from the coding sequence GTGGCCAGACCACTCCTGGTGACAGAAGGGGCGGGAACGACCCTTCCCGTGGAGATCCGGCCGGGGCTGGCGGTGGGCGCCGGTCGGCCCGTGGTGATCGCCGGCCCCTGTTCCGTGGAATCACCCGAGCAGATACAGGAAGCGGCCGAGGTCGTGCGAAGGGCGGGGGCGAGCCTGCTGCGGGGCGGCGCCTTCAAGCCGCGCACCTCCCCCTACTCCTTTCAGGGGCTGGGCGAGGCCGGGCTGCGGATGCTGGCCGAGGCAGGGGAGCGGACCGGGCTTCCGGTGGTGACCGAGGTGATGGACCCGAGCGAGATCGAGGTGGTCGCGCGGTACGCCGACGTGCTCCAGGTCGGGGCCCGGAATATGCAGAACTTCCGCCTGCTGACGGCGCTGGGCCGGATCGACAAGCCGGTGCTCCTGAAGCGCGGCCCGGGGGCCACGCTGGAGGAGTGGCTGTACGCGGCCGAGTACGTGGCCAAGGGCGGCAACGGCCGCATCATCCTGTGCGAACGGGGCATCCGGACCTTCGAGACCCACACCCGCTACACCCTCGACCTGGCCTCGGCGGTGGCCGCCAAGCAGCTCACGCACCTGCCGGTCATCGCCGACCCCAGCCACGGCTGCGGACGCCGCGAGCTGGTAGCCCCGATGGCCAGGGCGGCGCTGGCGGCCGGGCTGGACGGGGTGATGCTGGAGGTCCACCCGGACCCGACGCAGGCGCTGAGCGACGCCGCCCAGGCGCTGACGCCCGCGGACTTCCAGCGGCTCATGGTCGAGCTGGGGCTGGCGCCCGCGCGCGCTGCGGCCGACAGCCCCTGA
- a CDS encoding arsenite methyltransferase — MDADSIRALVRKRYGERARQAEGGGAAPAGTDGLGAPSGCCGTAEGCCGGSASIVELSHVLGYSDSDLDAAPEGANLGLGCGNPHVIANLKPGETVLDLGSGAGFDCFLAARQVGENGRVIGVDMTPEMLERARRNAVAGGFRNVEFRLGEIEHLPVADQSVDVIISNCVINLSPEKEQVFREAFRVLRPGGRLAISDVVTAAPLPPEVQADVALYAGCVAGAATVDEVKAMLAAAGFEQIAVTPRASGQLLEQWGLDSSLAGQVFSATIEAVKPAR, encoded by the coding sequence GTGGATGCTGATTCGATCCGCGCGCTGGTCCGGAAGCGGTACGGTGAGCGGGCCAGACAGGCTGAAGGGGGAGGCGCGGCCCCGGCGGGGACCGACGGGCTTGGTGCCCCTTCGGGTTGCTGCGGCACTGCGGAAGGGTGCTGCGGAGGCTCCGCGTCGATCGTCGAGTTGAGCCACGTCCTGGGCTATTCGGATTCGGACCTGGACGCCGCACCGGAGGGTGCCAACCTCGGCCTCGGCTGCGGGAACCCGCACGTCATCGCGAACCTGAAGCCGGGGGAGACGGTGTTGGACCTGGGCTCGGGTGCGGGATTCGACTGCTTCCTGGCCGCCCGGCAGGTGGGGGAGAACGGCCGGGTGATCGGCGTTGACATGACGCCGGAGATGCTGGAGCGGGCGCGCCGGAACGCGGTGGCCGGTGGCTTCCGCAACGTGGAGTTCCGCCTGGGCGAGATCGAGCACCTGCCGGTTGCCGATCAGAGCGTGGACGTGATCATCTCCAACTGCGTCATCAACCTTTCACCCGAGAAGGAGCAGGTCTTCCGCGAGGCCTTCCGGGTGCTGCGCCCGGGCGGCCGGCTGGCGATCTCCGACGTGGTGACCGCCGCACCGCTGCCGCCGGAGGTCCAGGCCGACGTGGCCCTGTACGCCGGGTGCGTGGCCGGGGCCGCCACCGTGGACGAGGTGAAGGCCATGCTTGCAGCGGCCGGGTTTGAGCAGATCGCCGTCACGCCAAGGGCGAGCGGGCAGCTTCTGGAGCAGTGGGGGCTGGACAGCAGCCTGGCTGGCCAGGTGTTCTCCGCCACCATCGAGGCGGTGAAACCGGCGCGGTAG
- a CDS encoding MarR family winged helix-turn-helix transcriptional regulator: MTTQTAAGLLRRVATLHEHLQRQGDLCCGGATLAQCTILTQLDRTGPVTQAELARGLGLDKGWISRSVDALVREGLLVKTPSASDRRAVVIDMTDAGRALCREVNANLDLLSERVLQRIPPEEREGVVHALRLLERALEEELSASRSCC, translated from the coding sequence GTGACCACCCAGACCGCCGCCGGCCTGCTACGGCGGGTGGCCACGCTCCACGAGCATCTGCAGAGACAGGGCGACCTCTGCTGCGGCGGCGCGACGCTCGCCCAGTGCACGATCCTGACCCAGCTTGACCGGACCGGCCCGGTGACGCAGGCCGAGCTTGCGCGCGGGCTTGGCCTGGACAAGGGCTGGATCAGCCGCTCAGTCGACGCGCTCGTCCGCGAGGGGCTGTTGGTGAAGACCCCCAGCGCATCCGACCGGCGCGCCGTCGTCATCGACATGACCGACGCGGGCCGGGCGCTCTGCCGGGAGGTCAACGCCAACCTTGACCTGCTCTCCGAGCGGGTGCTGCAGCGCATCCCGCCGGAGGAGCGGGAGGGCGTGGTGCATGCACTCCGCCTTCTGGAACGGGCGTTGGAAGAGGAGCTTTCGGCGAGCCGGAGCTGCTGCTGA